The nucleotide sequence GAAGACCGGCCGATGGGCACCGCCGGGAGCGTGGCTCGGGCCCGGGCGCTGCTCGACGGCACGGTGGTCATCATCAGCGGCGACGCCCTGACCGACCTCGACGTGGCGCCGGTGGTGGAGTTCCACCGCCGCCGGGGGGCGGCCGCCACGCTCGTGCTCAAGGCGGTGGAGGACCCTTCCGAGTACGGCATGGTCATCACGGCCGAGGACGGGCGGGTGCTGCGTTTCCTCGAAAAGCCGGCCCGGGGCCAGGTCTTCTCCGATCAGGTCAACACGGGCATCTACGTGCTCGAGGCGGACGTGCTCTCCCGGGTGCCCCCGGATCGGCCGTTCGACTTCAGCAAGGATCTCTTCCCGCTCCTGCTCGCCTCCGGGCAACCCCTCTACGGCTACCTCACCGGGGCGTACTGGTCCGACGTCGGCAACCCGGAACAGTACCGCCAGGCCCACCTCGACGCGCTGCGAGGGCAGGTGCAGCTGCCCGCCGCGGCGGAGTGGCTCGGCTACGAGGTCGAGCCGGGCGTCTGGGTCGGCGAGCAGGCCCGGGTGGCGCCGGGCGCCCGGCTGGCGGCGCCCTGCGTCGTGGGCCCCGGTTGCGACGTGGAGGACGGGGCCGAGGTGGGGCCGTTTGCGTCGCTCGGGCCGGGGTGCTGGGTCGGGCGGGGGGCCAGCATCCGGCACAGCGTGCTCTGGAAAGGCTGCCGGGTCGGGCCCGGCGCCGAGGTGCGGGGCGCGGTGCTGGCCGACGGCGTGGTGATCGGGCGGCGGGCCCGGATCTTCGAGGGGGCGGTGGTCGGGCACGGCGCCCATGTCGGCGAGTCGGCCGTGGTGTCGACCGGAGTGCGGCTGTGGCCGGACAAGCAGGTCCCACCCCACCGCCACGTGAGCCGCTCCGTCGTCTGGGCAGGCACGGTCTCCCGGGCCGTGGTCGGCGTGCGGGGCGTCGAGGGCCTGCCCGGCGTCGAACTCACGCCCGAGATGGCGGCGGGGGTCGCGGGGGCGTTTGCGAGCTTGCTTGCGGCGGAGAGCACGGTGGCGGTGGCGGACGCCGGCGGGCGCGCCGCCCGGGCCCTGGCGGCGGCGGCTGCGGCCGGGGCGGCGTCGGCAGGTGCCCGGGTGGTCTGGCTCGGGCCGGCCGCTTCGCCCGAGGTGCGGGCGCTGCTGGCGGGCGGCGAGGACGAGGGGCCCGGCGGCATGCAGCTCGCCGGAGCCCTGTACGTGGACCAGGACGACGGCGAGGCGGGCGAAGCGCCTGCGCGGCTTCGGATGTGGGACGCCTCCGGCCGCGACCCGGCGCCCGAGCGGGCGAGGGCCGTGGACCAGG is from Limnochorda sp. L945t and encodes:
- a CDS encoding sugar phosphate nucleotidyltransferase yields the protein MKAVVMAGGQGSRLRPLTCDRPKPMVPVLNQPIMAHIVRLLQQSGVGEIVTTLHPMPEQVADHFGRGETWGVTMHHLVEDRPMGTAGSVARARALLDGTVVIISGDALTDLDVAPVVEFHRRRGAAATLVLKAVEDPSEYGMVITAEDGRVLRFLEKPARGQVFSDQVNTGIYVLEADVLSRVPPDRPFDFSKDLFPLLLASGQPLYGYLTGAYWSDVGNPEQYRQAHLDALRGQVQLPAAAEWLGYEVEPGVWVGEQARVAPGARLAAPCVVGPGCDVEDGAEVGPFASLGPGCWVGRGASIRHSVLWKGCRVGPGAEVRGAVLADGVVIGRRARIFEGAVVGHGAHVGESAVVSTGVRLWPDKQVPPHRHVSRSVVWAGTVSRAVVGVRGVEGLPGVELTPEMAAGVAGAFASLLAAESTVAVADAGGRAARALAAAAAAGAASAGARVVWLGPAASPEVRALLAGGEDEGPGGMQLAGALYVDQDDGEAGEAPARLRMWDASGRDPAPERARAVDQAFRRDEWRRVGPEAMGPIGPYEGLRRRARERYVESVAKRVRELLLALDEAGRSADGADAEPPLVGVAGPSSPGRDLLVAALQACGMEPVAVPVPGGGRKGTPGVVAIARVSPSGERVELWEHDGRPVAESVVHALWALWPGGPVVALPVEASDVAETVARAWGRRVERISPYAGHPSDGAGLTAADGVATACLACALAARLGRIEHVLLDGRPAPSRLELAVPVAWNEIGQVMRRLAEQLGATAEPPVDGLKVRHPRGWALVRPDALQPLVRLQVEAATLDDARDLLEQYAAYVRTASSPAP